ATCTATCCTTCTCCTGATTATCCTTACGTTTCCTCGGGGCGGCTCATCGGCGGCATCCTCATTCCCTTTCTTGCACTCTATGTCGCCGGCCTCGGCCGGATACTTTCGTTCCTGCGTTTCAGGACAGGAGCTCTTGCCGTCGTGGCCGTCCTCGCCGTTATGATCGCTATAGGAGACGGTATTCTCACGGCAAATGTGGCGGGCAGCCGCGCCAACTTCTTCCATATGCTGGGGCGCTCCAATGCGGCGCTTGCGCCGTCCGAGGCGATAGGGAACCCGGGGAATTGATCCAAATTTTTATCTCATCTTTTCCCAGAGGGATTCAACTCGAACAACATGATGGAATCTTCCGATTGCGGCCCTCGTCTCTTAGCATCATCTCCCCAATGATACTCAGTCAGATAAGGAGAAATGATATCAACTACCCCGAAGACTCGATAGCGCTCAGGCCAGAAAGCATTGAACCAACGATCTATGATTGGCTTTGAATCAGACGGCAGCGAGAACCATGACTCAGGTATTCCCACCAATACTATGAATCTGGGTTTGGATGCCTCGATGCGTGAAATCATATCCTCCTGCATTTTGAGGGAATATTTGTGAGATTCCATTAAGGGATAAATGAGGATATACGGAGTGGCAGAAAGTCGGCGCGCATAGAAATATATCTGCGGTTCCGAACCCAGGACCGCAATGCGGTCGCTTTCTTCGCTGTGGTTGCGGATATATTCGGCGATTTCAACCGACTCAGGAAAGGGATCTGAGCCGTATGTGTCACGACAGGCTTCGATCGGCGTCATTGTGAACAGAAACGCCCGTTGCTGTATGGCTGTTAAACCCAAAGCGCCGACAAAAAATATGATTGCAACGAGCTTGGCCCTTTTCCTGGTAGTGAAACGAGAGAAGGCGCGCGCCATGGAAACAAACGCCATGCCGGCCAGCAATGAAACCGCAGGGAGCGCCTGGATGAAATGGTGATGACGAAAGGTCAAGCCGGGGAATATCGAGAGCAATGAAAAGAGGACAAATGCGTAGAGGAATCCGGCCTTGGATCGAACCTTTGCGTCCCATAATGGTGCTAGAAGCCCTGCGATCGCGGCAATCCATAATAAAGCTGAAGGCGCTACGACATTTATCAGCGCCTCTGGCAAGCAGCTCAGACCTTGCCATAATCGGATCATTGATCCGTAGGCGAGCGCGTAAGTGACCGTCCAGAACCAGAACTCCCGGAAGGCCCCGGCCAGAGAAAAAATTATGACCGTGATGAAGTAGGGGGTCGCCGCCGAGATAACGAAGAGCGAGAATCCGGCGACGGCGCGCCGCTTTATGACCGGGTCCCTGCGAGACTCGCTCCATAGGACTGAGAGACCGCCGAATGCTATGAAAATTATCGCGGGCTGCTTCATGAGGAAGGCCAAACCAAGCAGGAGGCCGCCCCATATTATGGGAATCAATCTGCCGGAATCGGCGGCCTTGAGAAGCATGAGTACGCCTCCTAGGGCGAAGAGGACTACGAAGTGGGATGCATGGCCTGCCGAGCCCAGGACCGGCTGACCCACCGACAGGATACTGTAAGTTGCCGCTGCCGCCGCGCCTGCATATGCGCCGAAGAGGCGCTTGCCCAGCAGGAAGACCATGACGATCGCGGCTGCGTTTACCAGCAACAGGCCGAAATGGATCGCCTCGGTGCTCTGGCCGAAGAGGGCCATGATGAGGGCGTAGGCTGCTCCCACGCCCGGGAGCTTCATGTTGTAGACGTCGAGATACGGGACCATGCCGCGGAGGATGCTCTGCCCGATATATGCGTATTCCCCTTCGTCGCGCTCCAATGGTATCGACAGAAGACGCAATCGGATCACCGCTGCGAAAAGGACTGCTGCGGCGACTCCAATCCATGCGAGGCTCTCTGAGCGATTTGCGCTCGCATATTTCTCCTTTGGTTTCATTTGAACGGTTCTCCATGAGTCTTCAAGAGCTCCTGGGCTTTTGCGCGGCTCTCGAGCGCCAGATCGGAACGTCCGGTCCGTTCGTAGAACTTAGCCAACTCATCCCAAACCGTGGCCGAGGAGGGAGCGACCGCGAGTGCCGCCTTGAGGTCCGCCTCCGCGGCTGCGGGATCGCCGGCCGCGAGCCGTATTTTTGCTCGACACAGGTAGCCTTGGGGAAAATCAGGGAAAACGCCGATCGCGTCATCCGCGATTTTAATCGCCGCCGCTATGTCGTTTTTGGCCAGCGCGATCTCAGCGAGTCTCACGCGCGCTAGCAATCCCACGGCGTTGCCGGAGCGCGAGGCTAGCTCGTAACGCTTCGCAGCGTAGTCCAGTTCGCCCCTATTTTGGTAAATTGCGCCGATATTGTAGATGGCCTTTGCATTCCTAGGATTTATGCCGATCTCGGCGCTCCATAACGACGTCTCATCGAGAAAATCACGGTTGCGTATCGCGGTCCTGACGGATGTGACCGCTATGATGAGCAAGAGCAACGCGATCACCGTTCGCCGCCGCTCTCCGAAGAGGTCGTTCATCCCCCGCACCATGAAGAGCGCCAGTCCGATGAGGGGCGCATAGAGGAAGCGATCGCTCACAAAGGCGTTGATAGGGACTATGTTGAGCACGGGCAGCAGCGAGATATAAAACCAAGCCTGGCCGTACGTATAGACAGTGGATATCTTCCTGAGACGAATAGCGCCAAAGAACACCGCTGAGAGGGCGGCGGAGGCGGCGAGGCTGCGCCACCCGAACAGGACCTCATTGGCCGGCTGCGCATGGCTCACCGTCATGCGCAGAGGAAAAATCGCCAGTTTGAGATAGACCGCCGACGATTGCACGATGGTGAGCAGGTGTGAGGCGAGTGATCCTCCATGCATGCCCGTCTGAGCCACCCTTCCAATGATCTCCCACCGGGCGAGGACATAGAGACCGGCTAGGATGGTGAATGGGACGACGATTTCGGCTATCCTATGGGCGCGCGCCTTTTGTCCGGGGATGAGGATGATGGAAATGAAGATGAGAACAGGCAGCACGATCGCCGACTCTTTGGAAAGGAGCGCCGCTGCAAAGAGTAGGAGGCCGGTTGCGATGAGCCACAATCTCCTGGCGGAAGATGTCGTCTCCGACGCCTTCAGCGCGAGAAGAAGGCTGGGCAAAAGAAACGCCAGCGCGAGAGGGTTGGAGCGGCTGGCGATGAGAGTCACGGACTCCGCTTGCGCCGGATGGACTGCAAAAATCGCCGCAGCGAGTGCGGCCATCAACTCGTCGCCGAGCGCACGGCGGGCCAGGAAAAAGACAAAGACGGCGCATAGGGCATGGAGGGCGATGTTGACGGCATGCCATGGGCGCACGTTGAGACCGGCGAGTCGGTAGTTGATCGCTAAAGAGATGGTCGTTAGCGGTCGCCAGACGTGGTATCGCAGGATGTCCGAGCGCGTCGTCCTGCCCGGGTCGAAGAAAAAACCGCCGAAGTTATCCAGTGTTTTTATGCCTGAATTTTCCGTTATGAAGTCGGGATCGTCGAACACGAATTCGCCTGAAAGGGTGTTGGCAAAGACGGCCAGGGTCAGCCCGATAATAAAGGTTATGATTGCCGCCTTTTTTATCATCGCTCCCCCGATATCCCGAAAGCCGGATTGAGACCGGATGCCTGCTCCCTCTCTTTTTTCGCCTCCTCAGGTCGCGAGGTCTTGTCGTAGAGCTCGGCCAGGGAGGCGTGCACATAGTAGAACTCAGGGTCGAGCTTGAGGGCGATATTGAGCAGCTCTTCGGCGCGCGCATAGTCGCCCTTGTAGTTCATGAGCAGCCGCGCTTGAAGGATGTAGCCGTGAGGTCTGTGCGGATATAGCTTCATCGTCTCTTCGTTGATGATCATGGCCCTATCGATCTCGGCGCGTTCCTCCATGATGTTGGCCAAATTGATCATCGCGGACAGGCCGTTGGCGCTGGGCTTCGGTATGGTCTTGAGATAATATTTTATCGCCGCGTCCTCAAGGCCGCGCTCATCATACTCATAGCCTAGGCTGTACATGGCCCTGCTGTTCGCAGGATCGACGCGCGCGACCGATTCCCATAGCTGTATGGGGCCGGCCCAATCGCGATTTCGCACTACGGTCCTGACCGAGTAAAGGACGATGAGGAGCAAAAGGAACGCGATTGCAGCGCGCCTCCAAGGGATGAGCGCGCCCACGTCATAAGCCCCCTGCACCATGAAGATCGCAAATCCTATGATAGGGACATAGAGCATTCGCTCGTCGGTGAACGTCCTTATCGGCACGATGTTAGCGGCCGGAGAGAGGGCGATGAAGAACCACGCCATGCCCAGGGGGTAGAGGAAGGAACGCTTCCGGAGCCGCAGCGGAAAATATATCGCGAGGATGATCGCCGAGAGCGCGACTCCGGTCAACGGGGCGAGCAGCGTATGATATGGCGGGATATAGTGGACTATTGTGAGATGGATCGGAGCGAACGCCATCGGCAGGTAAGAGGCCATCGTCCTTATGGCGAAGAGCGTGTGAGTGAAGAGACCTCCTCCGTGCAAAGAAAGTTGTCCCACCTGCCCCATGATGTGGGTTCGCACCAGCAGGAAAACGATTCCGGCCGCGACAAACGGAGAAAGCGTTAGAACGCTCCGCCGGAGCCTGGTTTTATTCTCCTCTGAAGGGACAAAGATGCACCACGCAAAGATGAGCGCCGGCAGTACGATGCCTGATTCTTTGGAGAGCATGGAGGAGATATAGAGGATGAGGCTTGCGGCATATAATGACCAAGACCTCTTGCGGTCACTCCACTTCAAATACGCCAGCATCGCAAACAACATGAACATCAGCGACTGCGCGTTGCCGCGCGCCGATATCCAGCTCACTGCCTCTACCTGAGCCGGGTGGGTCGCAAAGATCGCCGCGGCCAGCGCCGCCTTTGTCTCGCTGCCCATGGCTCGTCTGAGCAGGAAGAATACGAGGATGGCGTTCATCGCGTGTAGAAAGATGTTTGTCGCATGATACGGAACAGGGTTGAGTCCGAAGAGGGCGTAGGTGAGGGCAAAGGACATTGTCGTGAGAGGCCGATAGATGTCGAATTGCAGCTCCTGGGTGGATGTGCGCGATATGTCGGTGAAAAATGTCTCGGGGTTTGAGAGTGTGCGGATCCCCTGGTTATCGCGCACCGTGTAGTAGTCGTCGTACAGCAATTCCCCGCCGTAGACGTTGGCGTAGACGTCCAGGGTGAGGCACAGGAGAAGGAGGATGTAGATGGTCGATCTCTTCATGTTCATCACGGCCCCATCGGGGTAAGTTCGTTTATGGGATTCATCTGAGAGGCTTTTCTCGAGTATTCCTCCGCCTCCGCTTGCCTGCCGGTGATCCTGCATAGCTCCGCCATGGCAAAGGCGGCGTGATATGACTCGGGATTTTGATTCATGGCAGTGAGGAGCATCGCCTCCGCCGCCTTGAATTTACCCGTGCCGAGATAGAGGGCCCCCTCCGTGATATAAGGCAGAGATTTATAAGGGTAGAGTTTCATGTTGTCGGCGTTAAGCGCGAATGCCTTTTCGATGTCGCCTTTCTCGATAAACCATCTCACTATGTTGTTTCTCGCGTACATGTCTATCTCGCCGTAATTTCCCATGGCCTTGAGAAAATAAGCAATGGCCGCATCCTGATCGCGCGTGAGCGTGTGCTCCACGCCTATGTTGTACAAGGCTGTCCTGTTGTCCGGATCGACACGCAGCGCAGCCATGTTGATCGTGTAAGGACTTTGCCAGTCAAAGTTGCGCGACACGGTCATGGACGAGAAGACAACCAATATCAGAGAGAGGATGGCGACATTCGCGTTGCGCAGGCGGAGCCGCGGGGCCAGATCGAAAACAGCCTGCGTGATCACCAGAGAGATGCCAGCTATGGAGAGGTAGAGGAAGCGCTCTGCAAGAAATCCCCTGATGGGCACTATGTGAATGACCGGCGCAATCGCGATGAAGAACCAGGCCGCGCCCAGGGTGTAGATGGGGGAGCGCTTGCGCAGGCGAATAGCCATATAGACAACCGCAATGATTGAGGAGAGGCACAACCCGCTTGTGATTCCGTAAAGGTCCTGAAGGGAAGTGAATGGAGAGTCGTATTCCGTGGTGAGACCGGCGGGGAAGAACGCAAGCCATAGATATCGGGCGGCGGCCTGTACGGCGACGACTGCTTGCGCTGGGCCCCCGATCGCCTCTTCCTGGCCCAGTTGACCGAGGATATATGTGCGGATGATCAGGAATAAAGCCCCGAGCAGGAAGAACGGGAGCAGCGCCTGAAAATCGCGGCGTCTGTCATGCGATATTTTCTGCGGCATGATCAGCACCCATACCAAAAGGAGGGCAGGGAGGACGATCCCGTGCTCCTTGGAGAACATGGACAAGACATAAAGGGCGAGCGCTGCAACATAGAAGGTTCGTGAGCCTCTGTCGCCGTCTCGCCATCTCGCAAAGGCAAAAAAAGACAACAACAGGAAAAAGGTGTACTGCACGTTGCCGCGTCCGGATATCCAGCTCACCGCCTCCGTCTGGACAGGATGCACTGCGAAGATCGCCGCTGCGAACGCGGCCTTCAGCTCTCCCCCTGTAATTTTGCGGAAGAGGAAGAAGAGTATGACCGCGTTGAGGGCGTGCAGGATATTATTTATGAGATGATAGGGCAGGGGGGCCGTTCCGAACAAGAATCGCGTGACCGCAAAGGAGAGGACGGTCAAGGGCCGATAGACGTCGGATTGCAATTTGTTTGTTGCGGTTCGCACGGTGCTCAGAAAAAACTCCCCCGGCTCGGCGAAGGTTTCGATGCCGCGATTTTGAACCACAAAATAATAATCATCTCCTATGAAGTCGCCGCCCAGCGCGTTCGCATAAACCCCCAGCGCCAGGAAGAAGAGCAGCAGCGCAATCGCGCGCGTTGTTGTGAAGTATGTTTTCATCTTTTGAGCTCAGCCATGGCGGCGGCCAGCTGTTTATCCTTTGCCGTTCGCACGGACGGGTTCTCCTCCATGAAGGCCGCAGCCACTTCGGTCGGCTCCATGGCTACCTCCCTGTCCGGCGCTATGCCCGTGTTCTGCCAGGTGACGCCGTCGGGTCCGTATAGGGCCGCGGTAGTGAATTTCATCGTGTACCCGTTCTTCAGCTTCACCATTTTTTCCACAGTGGCTTTTCCAATGGTTCGTTCTCCGACGATGACCGCGCGCTTGTTTCCCCTCAGGGCGGCGGCCAGGATCTCGGAAGCCGAGCCGCTCTCCCTGTTGACCAGCACGGCCAGGGGCGTTTTCACATCTCCATCCGAGCCGGTCATGTAGCGCTGGGGGCTCCCGTCGCGGCCCACGGTGTAGAGGGCGATCGCGTCTTTTTTGAGGAGCTGGTCCGCTATCTGAAGGGCGTTCTGGAAGAGCCCGCCCGAATTGTTGCGCAGGTCGATTATCACTCCGCGGGCCTTCGTCTCTTTGAATTCGGCCATCGCGCGCGCGAAGTCGTCGGCCGTGGACTCGCTGAAATAGCGAAGCCGCAGCAGGCCGAAGCCATCTATCATCTCTCCCCTCACGTCGTCGATCTTGATCTCTTCGCAGGCGATGGCTGCGGACATCTTCTTTTTGCCGCGCTGGAAATCCAGCGAGACCAGCGTCCCGACCGGGCGCTGGATCATGTCGGCGATCTCGTTCGTGGATTTGCCCCTGAGCGAGACGCCGTCGATGGCTTCGATCACGTCCTTTGTCTTCATGCCGAGGCGTTCGGCGGGAGTGCCGGGCATTACGTCCGAGACGACGGCTGTGCCCTGGTTCGGGTCGTGCAGGAAGCGTATGCCTATGGAGCCGATCCTGCCGGCGATGTTCGAACGCACCAGCTTGTCGGTCTCCGGCGGCCATATCGTTGAAATTTCCTTGTTGTTGGCCGGCGATATCTGCCGCAATATGCCTTTGAGCGCTGAGAAGTAGGCGATTTCATCGTTGAGACCCGCGTTGTACGACTCACGCTTGAGTATATCGACCGCCTCATCGAAGGTGGCCTTGGCCTCCGGAAACGGGGCGGGGATGGCCACGTCTATGACGGGCGGCGTCGGCTTTTGCTGCGCGACCGAGAGGATGGGCGCCGTCGTTGCAGCGAGAAAGATCGCCATAACGAGAAAGATTGCGTGTCTCATCGTCGCATCTCCTTCCCTATTCCGCCCCGGTTATGCCGAACATCGGGTTGAGCTTAGAAGCTTTTTCCCGGTGTTTTTCGGCCGACTCAGGCCGCCCAGTCATGTCATAGAGATAGGCCAGGGCATCATGGACGTGGTAGGATTCCGGCTCCAGCTCAAGGGCGCGCAACAGCAGAGACTCGGCCCGCGCCAGATACCCCGAATTCAGCATGAGTATCCATGCCTGATTGATGTAAGCGCCGGTTCCTTCGGGATAGAGCTTGATGGCTTCGTTGTTTATGAACGTCGCTTCTTTTATCTGACCGCGATCCCTCAGGATCAGTGACAGGTTGACCATTGAGAACATTCCCGCCTTGTTGTTGCCGCGCATCCCTTCGAGATAATATCGCACGGCCTCATCGATATTTCCCATCCTGTAATTCTCGGCGCCAAGATTGTACATGGCTTCGTTGCTCGCCGGGTTCTCACGCGCCACGGATTGCCACAAGGGAATGGGGCCCGCCCAGTCGCGGTTTCGAACGACGGTCCGAATCGAGTAGAGGGCTACGAGGCACAACAGGAGCGCGATCGCAATCCGTCGCCGTCTGAAGATTGCGCCCAGGTCAAATGCGCCATGGGTCGCGATAATCGCAAATCCTATGATCGGCGCATAGAGGAGTCGTTCGTTTACATAGGTCTGTATCGGCAGGATGTTCATGACGGGAAACAATGTTATGAAAAACCACGCCAAGCCCAGAGGGTAGAGCCATGAGCGCCTTCTCAGCCGCAGCGGAAAATATATCGCGAGAATTATGGCGCAGAGCGCGACGCCGGTTGAGGGGCCGTAGAGTTCTTTGAGCGGGGGAGGGATGTGCTTGATCGTGAGCGCCACCGGCGCGATCGCCATTCGTATATATTCCGCCGTCGTCCGGATGGCGACGAGGCCGTGGGTGAAGAGGCTTCCGCCGTGCGGAGGCATCTGTCCCACCTTGCCCAGGATTTGGATGTGCCAAAGGATATAGCCACAGGCCACGGCAAAGAACGGGGCCAGCCGGACGAGGGGTTGTCTGAAGCTGCTGCGGTCCCCCGGCCGGTGCGCCCGGGGCGAAAGCGCGCACCACGCCAAGATGAGAGCGGGCAGCACGATCCCGGATTCCCTGGTGAGCATGGAGAGGAGATAGAGGATCATGCTTGCGGCATATAGCCAATACCTCTTTCTTTCTTCGTCCCATTTCAGATACGAGAGCATCGCGAGCAGCATGAAGAGCAGATGCTGCGGACCGCCACGGGCGGAGATCCAGCTCACCGCCTCCGCCTGCGCCGGGTGGACCGCGAAGATCGCGGCGGCCAGAGCCGCCTTTGTGTCGTCGCCCATGGCGCGCCGGAGCAGGAGGAATACGAGGACCACGTTGATCGCGTGGAGCAGGATGTTGATCGCATGATACGGGACAGGATTGAGGCCGAAGGCGACGTAGCTGAGGGCGAATGATATGGGGGAGAGCGGTCGATAGAGGTAGAACTGTATCTCCGTGTTCGAGATGCGCGAGGTGTCTGTGAAAAAATCGGCAAAATTCGAGAGCGAGTGCACGCCCGGATTGTCCGTTATCAGGTAGTAGTCGTCGTAGGCGAATTCCCCGCCGTAGACGTTGGCGAAGACGTCGAAGGTGAGGCACAGAAGCAGGAGGATGTAGATGGTCGTCCGCCTCATCGGACGTAAAAACTAACATAATTTCATGGAGATAGAAAAGGTTTTTTCAGTCTTATGACGGCGGCGGGCGCGGCCTTCTTCCAACGGCGTAACCGATGCCTGCCATGGCGAGCATGCCCCCGATCACGACCACGAGCCACCATGCCGGGATCGCGGCGGTCATGCCGGTTTCCGGCCTGGCGTCCTTGGGCTCGGTTACCTCGGCCTTGGGCGTAAGCCCCTGTTCCGCGAGTTTTTGCTCGATCTCCGCCAGCCGGAGCTCCTGTTTTTCCATAATCGTCGCGAGCTCTCCTGTGTGGGCCGAGGCTGCGTTGTTGCGGGATATGATGACGTCGATCTTGCATTCGTTCTTGTCGCACGGCTCGATCGCCAGGCCCAGGGTCGGATCGCCCATCTCGGCCCGCATGCCCTTGCCTGGCTTGTCGGAGCTGGTTATCGGGTCTCCAATGGTTATGGGCCCGTTTTCCGCGGTCACGTAGATCGGCACGCGGCCGGCCAGTGCGATCGCTGTCGCGTTTTTATCGTCTGGGTTGCCCATGACATCATAGGGGTCGGTTGAGACCACGCCGATCATCGTTCTATCCCTCGCCTTTGACGTCAGCTTGACGTTCTTCGGGTTGGCCGGGTCAAGGCTCACGAGCTGCGCTGGCTCAAGCTTCTCCTTTGAAGGATAATACTCGGCCAAGTCGGCGGCGGAGGTGCTGGCCCTGTACAGTCGGCCGTTGCTTGAATGCATCATCAAAACTCGCATGGAGGTGTTTCGCGCAGTGGTCGGAATAGATGCCGTGCTCGTGGACAGATAGAAAGCGCCGCTTCCCGACCACCCCGCTGTGCCGCGTATTGTTCCTGCCGTGATCTGGCTGCCGTCTATTGAAGCGATCTTGTTCGAAGTGATTCCGCCGGACAGCTTGTCGTTGGTGATTGCGCCGTTCGAGACAGCCGCCGAGGTGACCGCGCCGGCGGCTATCTTGGCCGAAGTTATCGCGCCGGTGCCTACCTTGGCCGAGGTCACTGCGCCGTTAGCGATCTTGATCGAGGTAACTGCGCTTGAGCCTAGTTTGGCCGAGGTCACCGCGCCTGAGGAGATATGGCCTGCAATTATCGCGTTAGTCAATATAGCGTCTGTGAATACAGAACCTTCCGCAAGCTTGTCGGATGTTATCACTTCCATGGCAAGTTTTTCATTCATCACCGCGCCGTCCGCGATCTGGACCGAGGTGACAGCGTTGGCGGCTATCTTGGCCTCAGTCACTGCGCCGGAATCGAGATCGTCAGAGCCTACTGCGCGAAAGGCGATATGAGAGGACTGAACGGCTTCGGAGGCGATCGCAGACGAAGTCACCGCGCCTTCGTGAATCTCGTTGTTGTCAATTACTGAACCCAGCTTCGAGATATTGCCGCCGACATGGGAATCCAGGATCGCGCCGGAGGCTATTGCAGGCGAGGTCACCGCGCCGGCGCCGAGGTGAGTTGAGGTTATCTGGCCCGTCCCTATATGATCGGCAGTTATCTCGCCCGATCCTATCTGTTCGCCTAACAAAGTGCCGTTCAATTTGCCTACATTGAGGGAGGTGATCTTTGCGTCCACCACTGCGCCGTCCGCGATCGCAGCCGAGGTCACCGCGCTGGAGGCGATCTTGGCCGAGGTAACTGCGCTGCTGGCAATGGCAGCCGAGGTCACCGCGCTGGCGCTGAGTTTGCCCGAGGTGACTGCGCTGTTGGATAGCAGGGCGCTGGTGATTGCGAGGGCATCTATCTCGGCGGTGCCGATCGTCGCGCCCAACTTCGATATGTTGCCGCCGACATGAGTATCCAGGATCGCGCCGGCGGCGATCTGTGCGCTGGTCAGGGTGCCTGAGAGCTTCGTGGTGCTCATGCCCACGATCTCGCCGTCCTCGATCGTAGCGCCCAACTTCGTGATGTTGCCGCCGACCTTCGCGTCCACCACCGCGCCATTGGCGATCTTGATTGAGGTCACGGCGTCAGAGGCGAGTTTGGCCGAGGTTACCGCGCCTGAGAGGATCTTAGCTGAGGTGACCGCGCTGTCGCCGAGCTTGGCCGAGGTTACCGCGCCGTTGATGATCTTGTCAAAAGTCACCGCGCTGGCGCCTATTTTGTCCGAAGTCACCGCGCCTGTGCCTAGCTTGGCTGCGACTATCGCTCCGTCTGCGATCTGTGCGCTGGTCAGGGTGCCGGAGAGCTTCGTGGTGCTCATGCCCACGATCTCGCCGTCCTCGATTGTCGCGCCCAACTTCGTGATGTTGCCGCCTACCTTGGCGTCCACCACCGCGCTGTTTGCGATCAAAGCGCTGGTGATTGCGAGAGCATCGATCTCGGCGGTGCCGATCGTCGCGCCCAGTTTCGAGATATTGCTGGAGAGCTGGGCATCCGGCACGGTTCCGGTCAACTTCGCGGCGTTGAGGGAGGCGATCCTGGCTTCATCGACCGTGCCGGTCAGCTTGGCAGCGTTCAAAGAGCCTATCTTGGCGTCCACCACCGCGCTGTCTGCAATCGCCGCCGAGGTCACTGCAAGGGCGCCGATCTTGGGAGAGGTGATCGCGCCGTTAGCGATTTTGACCGAGGTCACAGCCCCCGTATAAATCTTGGCGGAAGTCACCGAGTTGTTGGCAAGCTTGGTCGCCACCACGGCGACATCTGCGATTGCATCTGAGGTGACCGCGCTGGCGGCGATCGAAGGTGAGGTCACAGCTCCTGAGCCTAGCTTGGCTGCGACTATCGCGCCGTCCGCGATCTGAGCGCTGGTCAGGGTGCCTGAGAGCTTCGTGGTGCTCATGCCAACGATCTCT
This genomic stretch from bacterium harbors:
- a CDS encoding tetratricopeptide repeat protein, which produces MIKKAAIITFIIGLTLAVFANTLSGEFVFDDPDFITENSGIKTLDNFGGFFFDPGRTTRSDILRYHVWRPLTTISLAINYRLAGLNVRPWHAVNIALHALCAVFVFFLARRALGDELMAALAAAIFAVHPAQAESVTLIASRSNPLALAFLLPSLLLALKASETTSSARRLWLIATGLLLFAAALLSKESAIVLPVLIFISIILIPGQKARAHRIAEIVVPFTILAGLYVLARWEIIGRVAQTGMHGGSLASHLLTIVQSSAVYLKLAIFPLRMTVSHAQPANEVLFGWRSLAASAALSAVFFGAIRLRKISTVYTYGQAWFYISLLPVLNIVPINAFVSDRFLYAPLIGLALFMVRGMNDLFGERRRTVIALLLLIIAVTSVRTAIRNRDFLDETSLWSAEIGINPRNAKAIYNIGAIYQNRGELDYAAKRYELASRSGNAVGLLARVRLAEIALAKNDIAAAIKIADDAIGVFPDFPQGYLCRAKIRLAAGDPAAAEADLKAALAVAPSSATVWDELAKFYERTGRSDLALESRAKAQELLKTHGEPFK
- a CDS encoding tetratricopeptide repeat protein — encoded protein: MNMKRSTIYILLLLCLTLDVYANVYGGELLYDDYYTVRDNQGIRTLSNPETFFTDISRTSTQELQFDIYRPLTTMSFALTYALFGLNPVPYHATNIFLHAMNAILVFFLLRRAMGSETKAALAAAIFATHPAQVEAVSWISARGNAQSLMFMLFAMLAYLKWSDRKRSWSLYAASLILYISSMLSKESGIVLPALIFAWCIFVPSEENKTRLRRSVLTLSPFVAAGIVFLLVRTHIMGQVGQLSLHGGGLFTHTLFAIRTMASYLPMAFAPIHLTIVHYIPPYHTLLAPLTGVALSAIILAIYFPLRLRKRSFLYPLGMAWFFIALSPAANIVPIRTFTDERMLYVPIIGFAIFMVQGAYDVGALIPWRRAAIAFLLLLIVLYSVRTVVRNRDWAGPIQLWESVARVDPANSRAMYSLGYEYDERGLEDAAIKYYLKTIPKPSANGLSAMINLANIMEERAEIDRAMIINEETMKLYPHRPHGYILQARLLMNYKGDYARAEELLNIALKLDPEFYYVHASLAELYDKTSRPEEAKKEREQASGLNPAFGISGER
- a CDS encoding S41 family peptidase; amino-acid sequence: MRHAIFLVMAIFLAATTAPILSVAQQKPTPPVIDVAIPAPFPEAKATFDEAVDILKRESYNAGLNDEIAYFSALKGILRQISPANNKEISTIWPPETDKLVRSNIAGRIGSIGIRFLHDPNQGTAVVSDVMPGTPAERLGMKTKDVIEAIDGVSLRGKSTNEIADMIQRPVGTLVSLDFQRGKKKMSAAIACEEIKIDDVRGEMIDGFGLLRLRYFSESTADDFARAMAEFKETKARGVIIDLRNNSGGLFQNALQIADQLLKKDAIALYTVGRDGSPQRYMTGSDGDVKTPLAVLVNRESGSASEILAAALRGNKRAVIVGERTIGKATVEKMVKLKNGYTMKFTTAALYGPDGVTWQNTGIAPDREVAMEPTEVAAAFMEENPSVRTAKDKQLAAAMAELKR
- a CDS encoding tetratricopeptide repeat protein, translated to MKTYFTTTRAIALLLFFLALGVYANALGGDFIGDDYYFVVQNRGIETFAEPGEFFLSTVRTATNKLQSDVYRPLTVLSFAVTRFLFGTAPLPYHLINNILHALNAVILFFLFRKITGGELKAAFAAAIFAVHPVQTEAVSWISGRGNVQYTFFLLLSFFAFARWRDGDRGSRTFYVAALALYVLSMFSKEHGIVLPALLLVWVLIMPQKISHDRRRDFQALLPFFLLGALFLIIRTYILGQLGQEEAIGGPAQAVVAVQAAARYLWLAFFPAGLTTEYDSPFTSLQDLYGITSGLCLSSIIAVVYMAIRLRKRSPIYTLGAAWFFIAIAPVIHIVPIRGFLAERFLYLSIAGISLVITQAVFDLAPRLRLRNANVAILSLILVVFSSMTVSRNFDWQSPYTINMAALRVDPDNRTALYNIGVEHTLTRDQDAAIAYFLKAMGNYGEIDMYARNNIVRWFIEKGDIEKAFALNADNMKLYPYKSLPYITEGALYLGTGKFKAAEAMLLTAMNQNPESYHAAFAMAELCRITGRQAEAEEYSRKASQMNPINELTPMGP
- a CDS encoding glycosyltransferase family 39 protein, with translation MVPYLDVYNMKLPGVGAAYALIMALFGQSTEAIHFGLLLVNAAAIVMVFLLGKRLFGAYAGAAAAATYSILSVGQPVLGSAGHASHFVVLFALGGVLMLLKAADSGRLIPIIWGGLLLGLAFLMKQPAIIFIAFGGLSVLWSESRRDPVIKRRAVAGFSLFVISAATPYFITVIIFSLAGAFREFWFWTVTYALAYGSMIRLWQGLSCLPEALINVVAPSALLWIAAIAGLLAPLWDAKVRSKAGFLYAFVLFSLLSIFPGLTFRHHHFIQALPAVSLLAGMAFVSMARAFSRFTTRKRAKLVAIIFFVGALGLTAIQQRAFLFTMTPIEACRDTYGSDPFPESVEIAEYIRNHSEESDRIAVLGSEPQIYFYARRLSATPYILIYPLMESHKYSLKMQEDMISRIEASKPRFIVLVGIPESWFSLPSDSKPIIDRWFNAFWPERYRVFGVVDIISPYLTEYHWGDDAKRRGPQSEDSIMLFELNPSGKR